One genomic window of Dunckerocampus dactyliophorus isolate RoL2022-P2 chromosome 7, RoL_Ddac_1.1, whole genome shotgun sequence includes the following:
- the mboat7 gene encoding lysophospholipid acyltransferase 7 isoform X2: MSPDELVYLGILAASIPVGFLFRCFSPPVKQGAALLMGLSITIATCHVHTLHSLVTVTGTWIIIKSSWRLAPGLSLFWTFLYLLFFRLVTWFGLPPPTPFANAVQLLLTLKMVSLANEVHAFHTEKKKEVSSFARTSVIGCLSREPSLYDILSYSYCYVGIMTGPFFRFQTYSDWLRQPSPLALPGWMPCLQRLKLVPVFGALFLAVNSFFPLAYVRTDDFLDHSVFFRFFYMIAVFFVFRMRFYAAWCGAEAGCISAGLGCYPERAQCKPGGGPTLSYSADPSAEERYDFKTIQNIDCYNTDFCVKVRHGMRYWNMTVQWWLHHYIYPNAPFRSYTLRAGWTMFISAYWHGLHAGYYLSFLTIPLCIAAESAMEGSVRARLGPHGQTVFDWVHWFLKMRAYDYMCMGFVLLKASDTINYWSSIYFAVHVVAVGCIVLGRALKGGRKRDKGEKREVDQTTNGDKTD; the protein is encoded by the exons ATGTCTCCTGATGAGCTGGTGTACTTGGGAATCCTAGCAGCCTCCATCCCTGTTGGATTCCTATTCCGTTGCTTCA GTCCTCCAGTAAAGCAAGGGGCAGCGCTGCTTATGGGTCTGTCCATTACCATCGCCACTTGCCATGTACACACACTCCACTCTCTGGTGACGGTGACTGGAACATGGATTATTATCAAAAGCAGCTGGAG GCTCGCCCCTGGATTGAGTCTCTTCTGGACCTTCCTCTACCTCCTCTTCTTCCGGCTGGTCACATGGTTTGGTCTCCCGCCACCAACACCGTTTGCCAACGCCGTCCAGCTCCTTCTCACCCTAAAG ATGGTGAGCCTGGCCAACGAGGTGCACGCTTTCCACACAGAGAAGAAAAAGGAAGTGAGCTCCTTCGCAAGGACCTCTGTGATTGGTTGTCTGTCCAGAGAGCCCTCGCTGTATGACATACTGTCCTACAGCTACTGTTATGTTGGTATCATGACAG GTCCGTTCTTTCGCTTCCAAACGTACTCTGACTGGCTGCGGCAGCCGAGTCCGCTGGCCTTACCCGGCTGGATGCCATGCCTGCAGCGGCTAAAGCTGGTGCCCGTCTTTGGCGCTCTCTTTCTGGCTGTCAACTCCTTCTTCCCTCTGGCTTACGTGCGCACTGACGACTTCCTGGATCACAGCGTCTTCTTCAG ATTTTTCTACATGATAGCGGTGTTCTTCGTGTTCAGGATGCGTTTCTACGCAGCGTGGTGTGGCGCCGAGGCCGGCTGTATCAGTGCAGGTCTCGGCTGCTATCCAGAACGGGCTCAATGCAAACCTGGCGGGGGGCCCACCCTCAGCTACAG CGCCGATCCGTCTGCTGAGGAGCGATACGACTTTAAAACTATCCAGAACATCGACTGCTACAACACGGACTTCTGTGTGAAGGTGCGACACGGCATGCGTTACTGGAACATGACGGTGCAGTGGTGGCTGCATCACTACATCTACCCCAACGCCCCCTTCAGGTCCTACACGCTCAG GGCCGGGTGGACCATGTTCATCAGCGCCTACTGGCACGGACTCCACGCCGGATACTACCTCTCCTTCCTCACCATCCCACTGTGCATTGCCGCAGAGTCGGCCATGGAAGGGTCCGTCCGAGCCCGGCTGGGCCCTCATGGTCAGACCGTCTTCGACTGGGTCCACTGGTTCCTGAAGATGCGAGCCTACGACTACATGTGCATGGGCTTCGTGCTGCTCAAGGCCTCCGACACCATCAACTACTGGTCGTCCATCTACTTTGCGGTGCACGTGGTGGCTGTGGGATGCATCGTATTGGGCAGGGCGCTGAAGGGAGGCAGGAAAAGAGACAAAGGGGAGAAGAGGGAGGTAGATCAAACTACAAATGGAGATAAAACGGACTGA
- the mboat7 gene encoding lysophospholipid acyltransferase 7 isoform X1 yields MGQDLIPDPEMALHPFPDENHGPIRFPLGCKAIHSATMSPDELVYLGILAASIPVGFLFRCFSPPVKQGAALLMGLSITIATCHVHTLHSLVTVTGTWIIIKSSWRLAPGLSLFWTFLYLLFFRLVTWFGLPPPTPFANAVQLLLTLKMVSLANEVHAFHTEKKKEVSSFARTSVIGCLSREPSLYDILSYSYCYVGIMTGPFFRFQTYSDWLRQPSPLALPGWMPCLQRLKLVPVFGALFLAVNSFFPLAYVRTDDFLDHSVFFRFFYMIAVFFVFRMRFYAAWCGAEAGCISAGLGCYPERAQCKPGGGPTLSYSADPSAEERYDFKTIQNIDCYNTDFCVKVRHGMRYWNMTVQWWLHHYIYPNAPFRSYTLRAGWTMFISAYWHGLHAGYYLSFLTIPLCIAAESAMEGSVRARLGPHGQTVFDWVHWFLKMRAYDYMCMGFVLLKASDTINYWSSIYFAVHVVAVGCIVLGRALKGGRKRDKGEKREVDQTTNGDKTD; encoded by the exons atggggcaggatctcatccccgacccagagatggcactccacccttttccggacGAGAACCATGGACCCATCCGCTTCCCACTCGGCTGTAAagcgatcca CAGTGCAACAATGTCTCCTGATGAGCTGGTGTACTTGGGAATCCTAGCAGCCTCCATCCCTGTTGGATTCCTATTCCGTTGCTTCA GTCCTCCAGTAAAGCAAGGGGCAGCGCTGCTTATGGGTCTGTCCATTACCATCGCCACTTGCCATGTACACACACTCCACTCTCTGGTGACGGTGACTGGAACATGGATTATTATCAAAAGCAGCTGGAG GCTCGCCCCTGGATTGAGTCTCTTCTGGACCTTCCTCTACCTCCTCTTCTTCCGGCTGGTCACATGGTTTGGTCTCCCGCCACCAACACCGTTTGCCAACGCCGTCCAGCTCCTTCTCACCCTAAAG ATGGTGAGCCTGGCCAACGAGGTGCACGCTTTCCACACAGAGAAGAAAAAGGAAGTGAGCTCCTTCGCAAGGACCTCTGTGATTGGTTGTCTGTCCAGAGAGCCCTCGCTGTATGACATACTGTCCTACAGCTACTGTTATGTTGGTATCATGACAG GTCCGTTCTTTCGCTTCCAAACGTACTCTGACTGGCTGCGGCAGCCGAGTCCGCTGGCCTTACCCGGCTGGATGCCATGCCTGCAGCGGCTAAAGCTGGTGCCCGTCTTTGGCGCTCTCTTTCTGGCTGTCAACTCCTTCTTCCCTCTGGCTTACGTGCGCACTGACGACTTCCTGGATCACAGCGTCTTCTTCAG ATTTTTCTACATGATAGCGGTGTTCTTCGTGTTCAGGATGCGTTTCTACGCAGCGTGGTGTGGCGCCGAGGCCGGCTGTATCAGTGCAGGTCTCGGCTGCTATCCAGAACGGGCTCAATGCAAACCTGGCGGGGGGCCCACCCTCAGCTACAG CGCCGATCCGTCTGCTGAGGAGCGATACGACTTTAAAACTATCCAGAACATCGACTGCTACAACACGGACTTCTGTGTGAAGGTGCGACACGGCATGCGTTACTGGAACATGACGGTGCAGTGGTGGCTGCATCACTACATCTACCCCAACGCCCCCTTCAGGTCCTACACGCTCAG GGCCGGGTGGACCATGTTCATCAGCGCCTACTGGCACGGACTCCACGCCGGATACTACCTCTCCTTCCTCACCATCCCACTGTGCATTGCCGCAGAGTCGGCCATGGAAGGGTCCGTCCGAGCCCGGCTGGGCCCTCATGGTCAGACCGTCTTCGACTGGGTCCACTGGTTCCTGAAGATGCGAGCCTACGACTACATGTGCATGGGCTTCGTGCTGCTCAAGGCCTCCGACACCATCAACTACTGGTCGTCCATCTACTTTGCGGTGCACGTGGTGGCTGTGGGATGCATCGTATTGGGCAGGGCGCTGAAGGGAGGCAGGAAAAGAGACAAAGGGGAGAAGAGGGAGGTAGATCAAACTACAAATGGAGATAAAACGGACTGA
- the rps9 gene encoding 40S ribosomal protein S9, whose translation MPVARSWVCRKTYVTPRRPFEKSRLDQELKLIGEYGLRNKREVWRVKFTLAKIRKAARELLTLDEKDPKRLFEGNALLRRLVRIGVLDEGKMKLDYILGLKVEDFLERRLQTQVFKLGLAKSIHHARVLIRQRHIRVRKQVVNIPSFVVRLDSQKHIDFSLRSPYGGGRPGRVKRKNSKKGQGGAGGADDEEED comes from the exons ATGCCCGTTGCCAGGAGTTGGGTTTGTCGCAAGACATACGTTACCCCCCGCCGTCCCTTCGAGAAATCCCGTCTCGACCAGGAGTTGAAACTCATTG GTGAGTATGGACTGAGGAACAAGCGTGAGGTGTGGAGGGTCAAGTTCACCCTGGCCAAGATTCGTAAAGCTGCCAGAGAGCTGCTCACTCTGGATGAGAAAGACCCCAAGCGTCTGTTCGAAG GCAATGCCTTGCTCAGGCGTCTGGTGAGGATCGGCGTGCTCGACGAGGGTAAGATGAAGCTGGATTACATCCTGGGCCTGAAGGTTGAAGACTTCCTGGAGAGGAGGCTGCAGACTCAGGTTTTCAAGCTTGGACTCGCCAAGAGTATCCACCATGCCCGCGTCCTTATCCGCCAGAGGCACATCCG CGTGCGCAAGCAGGTGGTGAACATCCCTTCCTTCGTGGTCCGCCTGGACAGCCAGAAGCACATTGACTTCTCGCTCAGGTCTCCGTACGGCGGTGGACGTCCAGGCCGCGTCAAGAGAAAGAACAGCAAGAAGGGCCAGGGTGGTGCTGGTGGAgctgatgatgaggaggaagatTGA